The following coding sequences lie in one Benincasa hispida cultivar B227 chromosome 6, ASM972705v1, whole genome shotgun sequence genomic window:
- the LOC120079037 gene encoding auxin-induced protein 22D-like, producing MAFEKDLNLEATELRLGLPGTSPDDQSSPINRANSNKRALPSDDQNLPESRREINSDPTKCNQENPPPTKAQVVGWPPVRSFRKNCFQAKKKDEAAAAATGMFIKVSMDGAPFLRKVDLKIYQGYPDLLQALENMFKFSLGKFCEREGYNGSEFVPTYEDKDGDWMLVGDVPWEMFMSSCKKLRIMKGSEAKGLGCGSV from the exons atggCCTTCGAGAAAGATCTCAACTTGGAAGCCACCGAGCTCCGATTGGGTCTGCCCGGAACTTCGCCGGACGATCAATCTTCTCCGATCAACCGAGCCAACTCCAACAAAAGAGCTTTGCCGTCCGACGACCAGAACCTGCCGGAATCCCGCCGGGAAATTAACTCCGATCCCACCAAATGCAACCAAGAAAATCCCCCGCCCACCAA ggCACAAGTTGTGGGGTGGCCGCCGGTGAGATCGTTTCGAAAGAATTGTTTCCAAGCAAAGAAGAAAGACGAGGCGGCGGCAGCGGCGACCGGGATGTTCATAAAAGTGAGCATGGATGGAGCTCCTTTTCTAAGGAAAGTTGATCTTAAGATCTATCAAGGATATCCGgaccttcttcaagctttggaGAACATGTTCAAGTTTTCtcttg GCAAGTTTTGTGAGAGAGAAGGGTATAATGGGTCGGAATTTGTTCCGACTTATGAAGATAAAGATGGCGATTGGATGCTCGTTGGCGATGTTCCATGGGA AATGTTCATGAGCTCATGCAAGAAGCTTAGGATCATGAAAGGATCAGAAGCCAAAGGTTTGGGCTGTGGATCAgtgtga